In one Microbacterium invictum genomic region, the following are encoded:
- a CDS encoding LLM class flavin-dependent oxidoreductase produces MACSIGIAAAAGPEFARTIAPAIEDAGFSALWVNDTPGHDALEVLAAVAEVTGRLGLATGVIPVDRRPGEEIARRVVDLGLPDDRLTLGIGSGGLRHGALDAVRTAVDHLRDGTPARLVVGALGPRMRHLGATTADGVLLSWLSPEIAAAQADQAHRAGTAAHAALYVRAALDADAMPRLEAERDAYAGYPAYAANYARLGLSPADTVITPETAADRLPAYLGGVDEVVLRMMLADPSDGAAALRFIDRAAEIAVP; encoded by the coding sequence ATGGCATGCTCCATCGGAATCGCCGCCGCGGCCGGGCCTGAGTTCGCCCGGACGATCGCGCCGGCCATCGAAGACGCCGGGTTCAGCGCCCTCTGGGTGAACGACACTCCGGGCCACGATGCGCTCGAAGTCCTCGCCGCTGTCGCCGAGGTCACCGGGCGGCTGGGGCTGGCGACAGGCGTCATTCCCGTGGATCGCCGGCCGGGTGAAGAGATCGCCCGTCGCGTCGTCGATCTGGGTCTCCCGGACGACCGCCTGACGCTGGGGATCGGGTCCGGCGGCCTCCGGCACGGCGCCCTCGACGCGGTGCGTACGGCGGTCGACCACCTGCGGGACGGCACGCCCGCGCGCCTGGTCGTGGGCGCTCTCGGACCCCGGATGCGACACCTGGGAGCAACGACGGCGGACGGCGTGCTGCTCAGCTGGCTGAGCCCCGAGATCGCCGCGGCGCAGGCGGACCAGGCGCACCGGGCAGGCACCGCTGCCCATGCGGCCCTCTACGTCCGCGCCGCCCTCGACGCCGATGCGATGCCACGACTCGAGGCCGAGCGCGACGCGTACGCCGGGTATCCCGCCTACGCGGCGAACTACGCCCGGCTCGGACTCTCGCCCGCCGACACCGTGATCACGCCCGAGACCGCCGCGGATCGGCTCCCCGCCTACCTCGGCGGAGTCGACGAGGTGGTGCTGCGGATGATGCTCGCCGACCCGTCGGACGGAGCGGCCGCTCTCCGGTTCATCGACCGGGCCGCCGAGATCGCCGTTCCCTGA
- a CDS encoding sugar ABC transporter permease, protein MSSNATRTEAAPDPVTSDLIGSGVEGGLMDQVRAWMQRVRGGDMGALPAVGGLLVLAVLFSTLSPFFLTERNFANLLNQAATLVVLGMALVFVLLLGEIDLSAGVTGGVGMALFVVLTAQFGIPWPLALLIGFAFGFLTGAFIGFFVARVGIPSFVVTLGLFLGFQGLALTVIGPGGLYRVEVPELLALQNGNLPVWGGWAMLVVMLLISAATSFWDRNRRTRAGVPNRALSLVWIKLAAIAVIGGVVVYVLNQNRGQSVVAVEGVPIIVPVVLTILWIGTLVLDRTKFGRYIYAIGGNAEAARRSGVKVRWVKWWAFVICSSLAVASALLAVTRVGSVDATVGRDIVLSGVAAAVVGGVSLFGGRGRLVHAAIGALVIAVITNGLGLLNLPAGVNLLVTGGVLILAATVDALSRLRAGGIRI, encoded by the coding sequence ATGAGCAGCAATGCGACCCGCACCGAGGCGGCGCCCGACCCGGTGACCAGCGACCTCATCGGAAGCGGGGTCGAGGGTGGCCTCATGGACCAGGTCCGCGCGTGGATGCAGCGCGTCCGCGGCGGCGACATGGGGGCCCTCCCCGCCGTCGGCGGACTGCTGGTGCTGGCGGTGCTGTTCTCGACGCTGAGTCCGTTCTTCCTCACCGAGCGCAACTTCGCCAACCTGCTGAATCAGGCGGCGACCCTCGTCGTCCTCGGGATGGCGCTGGTCTTCGTCCTCCTCCTGGGAGAGATCGACCTGTCCGCCGGGGTGACCGGCGGCGTCGGCATGGCACTGTTCGTCGTGCTCACGGCCCAGTTCGGCATTCCCTGGCCCCTGGCGCTCCTCATCGGGTTCGCCTTCGGCTTCCTCACGGGCGCGTTCATCGGGTTCTTCGTGGCGAGGGTGGGGATACCCTCCTTCGTGGTCACGCTGGGTCTGTTCCTGGGATTCCAGGGTCTGGCCCTGACGGTCATCGGGCCCGGTGGTCTGTACCGCGTCGAGGTGCCCGAGCTCCTGGCGCTGCAGAACGGCAACCTGCCGGTCTGGGGCGGATGGGCGATGCTGGTGGTGATGCTGCTGATCTCGGCGGCGACGAGCTTCTGGGACCGCAACCGCCGCACCCGCGCCGGCGTGCCGAACCGCGCGCTGTCGCTGGTGTGGATCAAGCTCGCCGCGATCGCGGTCATCGGCGGAGTGGTCGTCTACGTCCTCAACCAGAACCGCGGACAGTCGGTCGTCGCGGTCGAAGGCGTCCCGATCATCGTCCCCGTCGTGCTGACGATCCTGTGGATCGGCACCCTCGTGCTCGACCGCACGAAGTTCGGGCGCTACATCTACGCCATCGGCGGCAACGCCGAGGCCGCGCGCCGCTCGGGCGTGAAGGTGCGGTGGGTGAAGTGGTGGGCGTTCGTCATCTGCTCGAGCCTTGCCGTCGCCTCGGCGCTCCTGGCGGTGACCCGCGTCGGCTCGGTCGACGCCACGGTCGGCCGTGACATCGTGCTGAGCGGCGTCGCGGCCGCGGTCGTCGGCGGCGTCAGCCTCTTCGGCGGACGCGGGCGTCTCGTCCACGCCGCCATCGGCGCGCTCGTCATCGCCGTCATCACCAATGGCCTGGGCCTGCTCAACCTGCCGGCGGGTGTCAACCTCCTGGTCACCGGTGGCGTGCTCATCCTCGCGGCGACGGTCGATGCGCTGTCGCGTCTGCGAGCGGGCGGCATCAGGATCTGA
- a CDS encoding ATP-dependent Clp protease ATP-binding subunit, which translates to MPEDFPQTGDGQSAFDEFLARYLAGERARAERSIDLSRFLSARTQEMLQRSGRYALERGQRELDALHVLRVLVQHAPAKDAVARIGADPAAIARAAEERLPAASTAADVDGAVVTPSVQRALFHAFQVARSSGSTYVDPEHLFFALVLAQDTPAGQILAQAGVTAEALTQSVRETVTPGATSTDESSDAAASDSPMLDRFGTDLTARAREGLLDPVIGREDEIEQTIEILSRRTKNNPVLVGEAGVGKTAVVEGLAQAIVSGGVPEQLRDKRVITLDLPAMLAGTRYRGDFEERLTNTMDEIAARSHELIVFIDEVHTVVGAGGGGEGAMDAGNILKPRLARGELHLVGATTLKEYRTIEKDPALERRFQPVKVGEPSLVDAVEILRGLRSAYEEHHGVSYTDDALRAAVELSDRYLTDRVLPDKAIDLIDQAGARLRLRLGAKIDTRELMARLATLEADKNAAVAAERYEEASQIRDEITAVQERLREATDAGAKAGAAVVDEPEIAAVISRATGIPAQRLTETERERLAQLEDELHARVIGQDDAVAAVAKAVRRNRTGMGDSRRPVGSFLFLGPTGVGKTELAKALAHSLFDDDGAVIRFDMSEFGERHTVSRLVGAPPGYVGYDEAGQLTERVRRNPYSIVLFDEIEKAHPDVFNLLLQVLDDGRLTDGQGRTVDFRNTVVVMTSNIGSEFLASRSGAIGFIADGGGATGFGSDKDLRDRVMGRLRDAMRPEFLNRIDEIVLFRKLEKEQLEQIVGLMLGATRVRLATREVSLEVDDTAIAWLADNGYEPEYGARPLRRLIQREVDDRIADLFVSGALVDGGSVRLDALAGELRVRAAQVVAAA; encoded by the coding sequence ATGCCCGAAGACTTCCCCCAGACCGGTGACGGTCAGAGCGCGTTCGACGAGTTCCTCGCTCGCTACCTCGCGGGTGAGCGGGCTCGGGCCGAGCGTTCGATCGACCTGAGCCGCTTCCTGAGCGCCCGCACGCAGGAGATGCTGCAGCGTTCCGGCCGCTACGCGCTCGAGCGCGGTCAGCGTGAGCTCGACGCCTTGCACGTCCTGCGCGTCCTCGTCCAGCACGCCCCGGCGAAGGACGCCGTGGCCCGCATCGGCGCCGACCCCGCGGCGATCGCCCGGGCTGCCGAGGAGCGGCTTCCCGCCGCGTCGACGGCCGCCGACGTCGACGGCGCCGTGGTCACCCCGTCGGTGCAGCGCGCCCTGTTCCACGCGTTCCAGGTCGCCCGCTCCTCCGGCTCGACCTACGTCGACCCCGAGCACCTCTTCTTCGCCCTCGTGCTGGCACAGGACACCCCGGCCGGGCAGATCCTCGCGCAGGCGGGGGTGACCGCCGAGGCCCTCACCCAGAGCGTGCGCGAGACGGTCACGCCCGGCGCAACGAGCACGGACGAGAGTTCGGATGCCGCGGCATCCGATTCCCCGATGCTCGACCGATTCGGCACCGACCTGACCGCGCGTGCCCGTGAGGGGCTGCTCGACCCGGTGATCGGCCGTGAAGACGAGATCGAGCAGACGATCGAGATCCTCAGCCGCCGGACCAAGAACAACCCCGTTCTGGTGGGCGAGGCGGGCGTGGGCAAGACCGCCGTCGTCGAGGGCCTGGCGCAGGCGATCGTGTCGGGCGGCGTTCCCGAGCAGCTTCGCGACAAGCGCGTCATCACCCTCGATCTGCCGGCGATGCTCGCCGGCACCCGCTACCGGGGCGACTTCGAAGAGCGCCTGACGAACACGATGGACGAGATCGCCGCGCGCTCGCACGAGCTGATCGTCTTCATCGACGAGGTGCACACCGTCGTCGGCGCCGGAGGCGGCGGTGAGGGCGCCATGGACGCGGGGAACATCCTCAAGCCCCGCCTCGCCCGTGGCGAGCTGCACCTCGTGGGCGCCACGACGCTGAAGGAGTACCGGACGATCGAGAAGGACCCCGCGCTGGAGCGGCGTTTCCAGCCGGTGAAGGTGGGCGAGCCGTCGCTCGTCGACGCCGTCGAGATCCTCCGCGGCCTCCGCAGCGCCTACGAGGAGCACCACGGGGTCTCGTACACCGACGACGCGCTGCGCGCCGCCGTCGAGCTCAGCGACCGCTACCTCACCGACCGGGTGCTGCCCGACAAGGCGATCGACCTCATCGACCAGGCCGGGGCGCGCCTGCGGCTGCGGCTGGGCGCGAAGATCGACACGCGCGAGCTCATGGCCCGGCTCGCGACGCTCGAGGCGGACAAGAACGCCGCGGTCGCCGCGGAGCGCTACGAAGAGGCCTCGCAGATCCGCGACGAGATCACCGCCGTGCAGGAGCGCCTGCGCGAGGCGACCGACGCGGGGGCGAAGGCCGGGGCGGCCGTGGTGGACGAACCCGAGATCGCCGCGGTGATCAGCCGCGCGACGGGGATTCCCGCACAGCGCCTGACCGAGACCGAGCGCGAGCGCCTGGCGCAGCTGGAGGACGAGCTGCACGCCCGGGTGATCGGACAGGATGACGCGGTGGCCGCCGTCGCCAAGGCGGTTCGCCGCAACCGCACCGGCATGGGCGACAGCCGTCGCCCGGTGGGGTCGTTCCTCTTCCTCGGCCCGACCGGGGTGGGAAAGACCGAGCTGGCGAAGGCACTTGCCCACTCCCTGTTCGATGACGACGGAGCCGTCATCCGCTTCGACATGAGCGAGTTCGGAGAGCGGCACACCGTGTCGCGCCTGGTCGGCGCTCCTCCGGGATACGTCGGCTACGACGAGGCCGGGCAGCTCACCGAACGCGTGCGGCGCAACCCGTACTCGATCGTGCTGTTCGACGAGATCGAGAAGGCCCACCCCGACGTGTTCAACCTGCTGCTGCAGGTGCTCGACGACGGCCGGCTCACGGACGGCCAGGGACGAACGGTCGATTTCCGCAACACCGTGGTCGTGATGACCTCGAACATCGGAAGCGAGTTCCTCGCGTCGCGCTCAGGTGCCATCGGCTTCATCGCCGACGGCGGCGGGGCCACCGGGTTCGGCTCGGACAAGGATCTCCGCGACCGCGTGATGGGGCGTCTCCGCGACGCGATGCGGCCGGAGTTCCTCAACCGCATCGACGAGATCGTGCTCTTCCGCAAGCTCGAGAAGGAGCAGCTGGAGCAGATCGTCGGTCTCATGCTCGGGGCCACCCGGGTGCGGCTGGCAACGCGCGAGGTGTCGCTCGAGGTCGACGACACCGCGATCGCCTGGCTCGCCGACAACGGGTACGAGCCCGAGTACGGGGCGCGTCCCCTGCGCCGGCTCATCCAGCGCGAGGTCGACGACCGCATCGCCGATCTGTTCGTCTCGGGAGCACTCGTCGACGGCGGCTCGGTGCGGCTCGACGCGCTCGCGGGCGAGCTGCGCGTGAGGGCCGCACAGGTGGTCGCTGCGGCCTGA
- a CDS encoding ATP-binding cassette domain-containing protein — translation MTDTTHTSTALEPIIELVGVKKSFGPVSVLKGVNLKVYPGKVTALVGDNGAGKSTLIKGLAGVQPYDEGEVLIDGQHRDLVAPRDASGLGIEVVYQDLALCDNLDIVQNMFLGREELTFGMFDEGRMEKDASDTLRSLSVRTVKSVRQKVSSLSGGQRQTVAIARAVLKKARVVILDEPTAALGVAQTEQVLNLVQRLAQQGVAVILISHNLADVFAVADDIAVLYLGQMVAQIPTAETTRDDVVGYITGTKTNGVDIIDTTTLSTGGAE, via the coding sequence ATGACAGACACCACCCACACCTCCACCGCCCTGGAACCCATCATCGAACTCGTCGGGGTCAAGAAGTCCTTCGGCCCCGTCAGCGTCCTCAAGGGCGTGAACCTGAAGGTCTACCCCGGCAAGGTGACCGCCCTCGTCGGCGACAACGGCGCCGGCAAGTCCACCCTCATCAAGGGGCTGGCCGGCGTGCAGCCCTACGACGAGGGCGAGGTGCTGATCGACGGACAGCACCGCGATCTGGTCGCCCCCCGCGACGCCTCGGGCCTCGGCATCGAGGTCGTCTACCAGGACCTCGCCCTCTGCGACAACCTCGACATCGTCCAGAACATGTTCCTCGGTCGCGAGGAACTCACCTTCGGCATGTTCGACGAGGGCCGCATGGAGAAGGATGCGTCCGACACCCTGCGCTCCCTCTCGGTGCGCACGGTGAAATCCGTGCGACAGAAGGTGTCGTCCCTCTCGGGTGGACAGCGTCAGACCGTCGCCATCGCCCGCGCGGTGCTGAAGAAGGCCCGCGTGGTGATCCTCGACGAGCCGACGGCGGCGCTCGGGGTCGCCCAGACCGAGCAGGTGCTGAATCTCGTCCAGCGCCTGGCACAGCAGGGTGTCGCCGTCATCCTCATCAGCCACAACCTGGCCGACGTGTTCGCGGTCGCCGACGACATCGCCGTGCTCTACCTCGGTCAGATGGTCGCCCAGATCCCGACCGCCGAGACCACCCGCGACGACGTGGTCGGCTACATCACCGGAACCAAGACGAACGGGGTCGACATCATCGACACCACCACGCTCAGCACGGGAGGAGCCGAATGA
- the nagA gene encoding N-acetylglucosamine-6-phosphate deacetylase, translating to MNATGSTVLHSARLVSGGEVTEDAWLLLDGEVVSARGTGDDWPRHTAGEVIDVGGRVLAPGFIDLHCHGGGGAAVDDGAAAIERVLDAHTAHGTTRSALSLVSAPVDVLSSRLAAIAEAKARDPRVLGAHLEGPFLHPDFRGAHDPEALCDPDPETVRRLRDAAAGALVQITIAPDRRHALEAIETFARAGVVVAVGHTGADRDLADAAFDRGATLLTHAFNAMRGIHHRAPGPVLAAVNTPGVFLEAILDGSHLNPAVVRMLFTLAPGRVALVTDAMAAAGAADGDYALGDLEVTVSGGVATLTGTETIAGSTLTQDAALRRAVDEVGLDLPTAVTALTEAPATVLGLEDRLGRLAPGYAADVVMLGPGLEVDAVWAAGRRFR from the coding sequence GTGAACGCGACCGGCTCCACAGTCCTGCATTCGGCGCGACTGGTTTCGGGTGGTGAGGTCACCGAGGACGCCTGGCTGCTGCTCGACGGCGAGGTCGTCTCCGCCCGCGGAACCGGCGACGACTGGCCGCGCCACACGGCCGGAGAAGTGATCGACGTGGGAGGGCGCGTCCTCGCGCCGGGGTTCATCGACCTGCACTGTCACGGCGGCGGGGGAGCGGCCGTCGACGATGGTGCGGCGGCGATCGAGCGCGTCCTTGACGCCCACACCGCTCACGGCACGACGCGTTCTGCGCTCTCGCTGGTCAGCGCCCCCGTCGACGTGCTCTCCTCGCGCCTCGCGGCGATCGCGGAGGCGAAGGCGCGCGACCCCCGCGTGCTCGGCGCGCACCTGGAGGGCCCCTTCCTCCACCCCGACTTCCGGGGGGCGCATGATCCGGAGGCGCTCTGCGATCCCGACCCCGAGACGGTGCGGCGCCTGCGGGATGCCGCCGCCGGCGCGCTCGTGCAGATCACCATCGCCCCCGACCGGCGTCACGCCCTGGAGGCGATCGAGACGTTCGCGCGCGCGGGCGTCGTCGTGGCCGTCGGCCACACCGGTGCCGACCGTGACCTCGCCGACGCGGCGTTCGACCGGGGCGCGACCCTTCTCACCCACGCGTTCAACGCCATGCGCGGCATCCATCATCGGGCGCCCGGGCCGGTGCTCGCCGCGGTGAACACGCCGGGAGTCTTCCTCGAGGCGATCCTCGACGGCAGCCACCTGAACCCCGCAGTCGTCCGCATGCTCTTCACCCTCGCCCCGGGGCGGGTCGCGCTCGTCACCGACGCGATGGCGGCCGCGGGCGCCGCCGACGGCGACTACGCCCTCGGCGATCTGGAGGTCACGGTCTCGGGAGGGGTGGCGACGTTGACGGGCACCGAGACGATCGCCGGTTCCACCCTCACCCAGGATGCCGCGCTCCGCCGCGCCGTCGACGAGGTCGGACTCGACCTTCCCACCGCCGTCACCGCGTTGACCGAGGCCCCGGCGACCGTCCTCGGGCTCGAGGATCGGCTCGGGCGCCTCGCACCGGGCTACGCGGCCGACGTCGTGATGCTCGGACCGGGCCTCGAGGTCGACGCGGTGTGGGCGGCGGGGCGGCGGTTCCGGTGA
- a CDS encoding EI24 domain-containing protein, whose translation MSELWRGVGLLLRGFGWWGRRPGAMALGLVPAVVVAMVFLAALVLLGAWVPEVAEWLTPFASGWPEFWTGVLRIAVSAALLGGAGIIAIVTFTAVTLIVGEPFYDRIWRSVEKSAGGEIPGEDYGFWRSAGDALSLLVRGILIAICAALLGFIPVVGTVLGAVTGTVLTGWILADELTSRALTARGISRKERRALLRRARPRVWGFGIATQLCFLIPLGAVAVMPAATAGATMLARTLVGEDASG comes from the coding sequence ATGTCGGAACTGTGGCGCGGGGTGGGGCTCCTCCTCCGGGGGTTCGGGTGGTGGGGCCGTCGTCCCGGGGCGATGGCGCTCGGTCTCGTGCCCGCCGTCGTCGTCGCGATGGTGTTCCTCGCGGCCCTCGTGCTTCTGGGCGCCTGGGTTCCCGAGGTCGCCGAGTGGCTCACGCCCTTCGCATCGGGGTGGCCGGAGTTCTGGACCGGGGTCCTCCGCATCGCCGTGAGCGCCGCCCTCCTCGGTGGTGCGGGCATCATCGCGATCGTGACCTTCACCGCCGTCACGCTCATCGTCGGCGAGCCGTTCTACGACCGCATCTGGCGTTCGGTCGAGAAGAGCGCGGGCGGCGAGATCCCCGGAGAAGACTACGGCTTCTGGCGATCCGCCGGTGACGCGCTGTCCCTTCTCGTTCGCGGCATCCTGATCGCGATCTGCGCGGCGCTCCTGGGATTCATCCCCGTCGTCGGCACGGTCCTCGGGGCGGTCACCGGCACGGTGCTGACCGGCTGGATCCTCGCGGACGAGCTGACCTCGCGTGCGTTGACGGCGCGCGGAATCTCGCGGAAGGAACGGCGTGCGCTCCTCCGCCGCGCCCGCCCGCGCGTCTGGGGGTTCGGGATCGCGACCCAGCTCTGCTTCCTGATCCCGCTGGGCGCGGTGGCCGTCATGCCGGCGGCGACGGCGGGCGCGACGATGCTCGCGCGCACGCTCGTCGGGGAAGATGCGAGCGGCTAG
- a CDS encoding NAD-dependent deacylase encodes MRVVVLTGAGISAESGVPTFRDADGLWEGHRVEDVATPEAFERDPDTVLRFYDARRRAVASALPNPAHRALAELEDALGDDLLVVTQNVDDLHERAGTRRLVHMHGTLAHALCTACGGVSTIVDDLADRPGCPRCGVRALRPDVVWFGEMPYELDRIERALVTADVFVSIGTSGNVYPAAGYVAFASALGARTVELNLVPSDAAVPFDEVRAGPASQVVPAWVAEVLSHG; translated from the coding sequence GTGCGCGTCGTCGTCCTCACCGGCGCGGGCATCTCCGCCGAGAGCGGTGTGCCGACGTTCCGCGACGCCGACGGGCTGTGGGAGGGGCATCGCGTCGAGGATGTCGCGACCCCCGAGGCGTTCGAGCGCGATCCCGACACCGTGTTGCGTTTCTACGACGCGCGACGGCGCGCGGTGGCATCCGCTCTGCCCAACCCCGCCCATCGCGCTCTGGCGGAGCTCGAAGACGCTCTGGGGGACGACCTCCTCGTCGTCACGCAGAACGTCGACGACCTGCATGAGCGCGCCGGCACGCGGCGGCTGGTCCATATGCACGGCACCCTCGCGCATGCCCTCTGCACGGCGTGCGGCGGGGTGTCGACCATCGTCGACGACCTCGCCGATCGGCCGGGGTGTCCGCGGTGCGGCGTGCGCGCCCTCCGGCCCGACGTGGTGTGGTTCGGTGAGATGCCCTACGAGCTCGACCGGATCGAGCGGGCGCTCGTGACTGCGGACGTGTTCGTGTCGATCGGCACGTCGGGGAACGTCTACCCGGCCGCGGGGTATGTCGCGTTCGCGTCGGCGCTCGGCGCCCGCACCGTCGAGCTCAACCTCGTGCCGAGCGATGCCGCCGTGCCGTTCGACGAGGTCCGCGCAGGGCCTGCGTCGCAGGTCGTTCCGGCGTGGGTGGCGGAGGTGCTCTCGCACGGATGA
- a CDS encoding ATP-dependent DNA ligase, whose protein sequence is MLLREVVGAADAVSRTASRKAKVAVLSETLRAMAPEEVPITVGLLLAKPRQGRLGVGWRSLAAERDHARDATLTVLEVDAAFERLAVAAGTGSAGRRQGELDRLAQQATAAEWDFLSRVILGELRTGALEGVLLDAVAAAADRPVASVRRAAMLSGDLGEAASVALFGEPAALDDVGLVVGRAVLPMLAATASSAGEAVAAGESSVEYKLDGARIQVHRDGDEVRVFTRTLADVTHRLPEIVDTVRALPVRAAIFDGETLALDDDGAPRAFQETMSRFGSESATAVALRPWFFDLLHLDGRDLLDEPLHVRQAELERVAGEWRIPAVRTGDPDVAEQTARAALAAGHEGVMVKAIDSAYQAGRRGKSWLKVKPVLTFDLVVLAVEEGSGRRSGLLSNLHLGARDPDGVFGPPGGFVMVGKTFKGLTDQLLAWQTAHFPTIATARTAHTVHVRPETVVEIAIDGVQRSTRYPGGVALRFARVKRYRPDKTATDADTIDALRALLRG, encoded by the coding sequence ATGCTCCTGAGAGAGGTCGTCGGTGCCGCCGACGCGGTGTCGCGGACGGCGTCGAGGAAGGCGAAGGTCGCCGTGCTGTCCGAGACGCTCCGCGCCATGGCGCCGGAGGAGGTCCCGATCACCGTCGGTCTGCTGCTGGCCAAGCCCCGGCAGGGGCGGCTGGGCGTCGGATGGCGCTCGCTCGCCGCCGAGCGGGATCATGCGCGGGATGCCACGCTCACCGTCCTCGAGGTCGACGCGGCGTTCGAACGCCTCGCCGTCGCCGCCGGAACCGGCTCCGCAGGGCGGCGACAGGGTGAGCTCGACCGCCTCGCTCAGCAGGCGACGGCGGCGGAGTGGGACTTCCTCAGCCGCGTCATCCTCGGCGAGCTGCGCACCGGGGCCCTCGAGGGGGTGCTCCTCGACGCCGTCGCCGCGGCGGCGGATCGCCCCGTCGCGTCGGTGCGCCGCGCGGCGATGCTCTCCGGAGATCTCGGCGAGGCCGCCTCGGTGGCCCTGTTCGGCGAGCCCGCGGCGCTCGACGACGTCGGCCTCGTCGTCGGTCGCGCCGTGCTCCCGATGCTCGCCGCGACGGCGTCCTCGGCGGGTGAGGCGGTGGCGGCGGGTGAGTCGTCCGTGGAGTACAAGCTGGACGGCGCGCGCATCCAGGTGCACCGCGACGGCGACGAGGTGCGGGTGTTCACCCGCACCCTCGCCGACGTCACCCACCGGCTGCCTGAGATCGTCGACACGGTCCGCGCGCTGCCGGTGCGCGCGGCGATCTTCGACGGCGAGACGCTCGCGCTGGACGACGATGGCGCCCCACGGGCCTTTCAGGAGACGATGTCGCGCTTCGGGTCCGAGAGCGCCACGGCCGTCGCCCTCCGTCCCTGGTTCTTCGACCTGCTGCACCTGGACGGCCGGGATCTGCTGGACGAGCCGCTGCACGTGCGACAGGCGGAGCTCGAGCGCGTGGCAGGGGAGTGGCGTATCCCGGCCGTCCGCACGGGTGATCCGGATGTCGCGGAGCAGACGGCGCGCGCGGCCCTCGCTGCCGGACACGAGGGCGTGATGGTCAAGGCCATCGACTCCGCCTACCAGGCCGGCCGGCGAGGCAAGAGCTGGCTGAAGGTCAAGCCCGTCCTCACCTTCGACCTGGTCGTCCTGGCCGTGGAAGAGGGGTCGGGCCGGCGGAGCGGGCTGCTGTCGAACCTGCACCTGGGTGCCCGCGACCCCGACGGCGTCTTCGGGCCGCCCGGCGGGTTCGTGATGGTCGGCAAGACGTTCAAGGGCCTGACCGATCAGCTCCTCGCCTGGCAGACCGCACACTTCCCCACGATCGCGACGGCCCGGACTGCGCACACCGTGCACGTCCGACCCGAGACGGTCGTCGAGATCGCCATCGACGGGGTGCAGCGTTCGACCCGCTACCCCGGCGGCGTCGCGCTGCGCTTCGCGCGCGTCAAAAGGTATCGACCCGACAAGACCGCGACCGACGCCGACACCATCGACGCGCTCCGCGCGCTGCTGCGCGGCTGA
- a CDS encoding DUF3817 domain-containing protein: MFRTPLTLFRTLAIAEAVSWTLLITGLILRATAGLDIAVTIGGGIHGFVFLAYGATAVLVALNQRWAPGPAIVAIGSAVIPYATIPTEIWLQRTGRLRGPWRTEETSDPRDRRILDRMLRFFLQRPWVLAVLIAAAVVLLFTVLLIVGPPGGRD, from the coding sequence GTGTTCCGCACGCCCCTGACCCTCTTCCGCACGCTCGCCATCGCCGAGGCGGTGTCGTGGACGCTTCTGATCACCGGACTGATCCTCCGTGCGACGGCCGGCCTCGACATCGCCGTGACGATCGGCGGCGGCATCCACGGGTTCGTCTTCCTCGCCTACGGCGCGACCGCGGTCCTCGTCGCGCTCAACCAGCGCTGGGCTCCCGGCCCCGCCATCGTCGCCATCGGCAGCGCAGTGATCCCGTACGCCACCATCCCGACGGAGATCTGGTTGCAGCGCACGGGGCGGCTTCGCGGCCCCTGGCGCACCGAAGAGACCTCCGATCCCCGCGACCGTCGCATCCTCGACCGGATGTTGCGCTTCTTCCTGCAGCGGCCGTGGGTGCTCGCCGTCCTCATCGCCGCCGCAGTCGTGCTGCTGTTCACGGTGCTGCTGATCGTCGGACCGCCTGGGGGCCGGGACTGA